Proteins from a single region of Pyxidicoccus xibeiensis:
- the efp gene encoding elongation factor P codes for MAGFVDTSEFRNGLKIEIDGEPFIIEYFQHVKPGKGSAFVRTKIRSLLSGRVLEPTLKSGDKVGVPDIEEKDMQFLYVQGEDFYFMDTRNYEQTFLGEKVLGEAKNFLKENITVSVVFWNGKAIAVNMPNSVDLKVTECDPGVRGDTVSGALKPAKLETGYTVNVPLFINEGDVLKIDTRDGKYLTRVATAG; via the coding sequence ATGGCCGGGTTCGTCGATACGTCCGAGTTCCGCAACGGTCTCAAGATCGAAATCGATGGTGAGCCGTTCATCATCGAATATTTCCAGCACGTGAAGCCCGGCAAGGGCTCCGCCTTCGTGCGCACGAAGATTCGCAGCCTCCTGAGCGGGCGCGTCCTGGAGCCCACCCTCAAGTCCGGCGACAAGGTGGGCGTGCCGGACATCGAGGAGAAGGACATGCAGTTCCTGTATGTCCAGGGCGAAGACTTCTACTTCATGGACACCCGCAACTACGAGCAGACCTTCCTCGGTGAGAAGGTGCTCGGAGAGGCGAAGAACTTCCTGAAGGAGAACATCACCGTCTCGGTGGTCTTCTGGAACGGCAAGGCCATTGCCGTGAACATGCCCAACTCGGTCGACCTGAAGGTCACCGAGTGCGACCCGGGCGTGCGTGGCGACACCGTGTCCGGCGCGCTCAAGCCCGCCAAGCTGGAGACGGGCTACACCGTCAACGTCCCGCTCTTCATCAACGAGGGCGACGTGCTCAAGATCGACACGCGTGACGGCAAGTACCTGACGCGCGTGGCCACGGCGGGCTAG
- a CDS encoding sigma-54-dependent transcriptional regulator — translation MSLFRNVLVADDEPSIRHILTLVLTDRGYDVRAVADGDEALRELAARDYDVLISDVRMPRKDGLTLVREALAARPGLIAVVMSAYGSQEQALEAVSAGAFDYVQKPFKPEEIVFVLRKAEERERLLRENRRLKEASHPSAPEGHILGGSAPLQAVLRQVARVAPADTTVLISGESGTGKELVARELHTRSRRAAMPFVAVNCGAIPAGLIESELFGHARGAFTDARTAKRGLFAEADGGTLFLDEVGELPLSAQVKLLRVLQEGEIRPVGENRVEKVDVRVVAATLRDLAKLVEKGEFREDLYYRLNVVNLRVPPLRERREDVPLLARAFIHRFNRELNRESPVQGLSPEAEALLLAYAWPGNVRELENAMERAVLLADGTFILPANLPDKLWAASPPGPTTVAPGGGQGAVLQDGGDLSLKRAIRELEESYIRAALRRTKGNRTRAAELLDISHRALLYKIKEYGVDPDAEAERG, via the coding sequence ATGTCCCTGTTCCGCAATGTCCTCGTCGCCGACGACGAGCCCTCCATCCGCCACATCCTCACGCTGGTCCTCACCGACCGCGGCTACGACGTGCGCGCGGTGGCGGACGGCGACGAGGCCCTGCGCGAGCTGGCCGCGCGCGACTACGACGTCCTCATCAGCGACGTGCGCATGCCGCGCAAGGACGGCCTTACCCTGGTGCGCGAGGCGCTGGCGGCCCGCCCCGGCCTCATCGCGGTGGTGATGAGCGCGTATGGCTCGCAGGAGCAGGCCCTGGAGGCCGTCTCCGCCGGCGCCTTCGACTACGTCCAGAAGCCCTTCAAGCCGGAGGAAATCGTCTTCGTCCTCCGCAAGGCGGAGGAGCGCGAGCGGCTGCTGCGGGAGAACCGCCGGCTGAAGGAGGCCAGCCACCCGTCCGCCCCGGAGGGCCACATCCTCGGCGGCAGCGCCCCGCTGCAGGCGGTGCTCCGGCAGGTGGCGCGCGTGGCCCCGGCGGACACCACGGTGCTCATCAGCGGCGAGAGCGGCACCGGCAAGGAGCTCGTCGCCCGCGAGCTGCACACGCGCAGCCGCCGTGCCGCCATGCCCTTCGTCGCCGTCAACTGCGGCGCCATTCCCGCCGGCCTCATCGAGAGCGAGCTGTTCGGCCACGCCCGGGGCGCCTTCACCGACGCGCGCACCGCCAAGCGCGGCCTCTTCGCCGAGGCCGACGGCGGCACCCTCTTCCTGGACGAGGTGGGCGAGCTGCCGCTGTCCGCCCAGGTGAAGCTCCTGCGCGTGTTGCAGGAGGGCGAAATCCGCCCGGTGGGCGAGAACCGGGTGGAGAAGGTGGACGTGCGCGTGGTGGCGGCCACGCTGCGGGACTTGGCGAAGCTGGTGGAGAAGGGGGAGTTCCGCGAGGACCTCTACTACCGGCTCAACGTGGTGAACCTCCGCGTCCCCCCGCTGCGCGAGCGCCGCGAGGACGTGCCGCTGCTGGCGCGGGCCTTCATCCACCGCTTCAACCGCGAGCTCAACCGCGAGTCCCCCGTGCAGGGCCTCTCCCCGGAGGCCGAGGCGCTCCTGCTGGCCTATGCCTGGCCCGGCAACGTGCGCGAGCTGGAGAACGCCATGGAGCGCGCCGTGCTGCTGGCGGACGGCACCTTCATCCTCCCGGCCAACCTCCCCGACAAGCTGTGGGCCGCGTCCCCACCCGGACCCACGACGGTGGCGCCCGGGGGAGGGCAGGGGGCGGTGCTACAGGACGGTGGCGACCTGTCGCTCAAGCGCGCCATCCGCGAGCTGGAGGAGTCCTACATCCGCGCGGCCCTGCGCAGGACGAAGGGCAACCGCACCCGGGCCGCGGAGCTCCTGGACATCAGCCACCGCGCGCTGCTCTACAAAATCAAGGAGTACGGCGTGGATCCTGACGCGGAGGCCGAGCGGGGCTGA
- the accB gene encoding acetyl-CoA carboxylase biotin carboxyl carrier protein: MATKRKSTRAAGPANPPAAAGGGRDASNTSLDVDALRQIVEILEASDVTRLVWKRGEEKLFIRRGHGPETTIVHHAAPAPVSTGPGVEYSTPPAPRAAAAAPAPAAAPAAPAPAAEKPGHQVTSPFVGTFYRTPAPDQPAFVDVGSVVKKGQVLCIIEAMKLMNEIESEVSGRVAEILVENGRPVEFGQALFRIEPA; the protein is encoded by the coding sequence ATGGCAACGAAGCGCAAGTCGACCCGGGCGGCAGGGCCCGCGAATCCACCGGCAGCCGCCGGTGGCGGGCGCGACGCGAGCAACACGTCGCTGGACGTGGATGCCCTGCGGCAGATTGTGGAGATCCTCGAGGCCTCGGACGTGACGAGGCTGGTGTGGAAGCGCGGTGAGGAGAAGCTCTTCATCCGCCGCGGCCACGGCCCGGAGACGACCATCGTCCACCACGCGGCGCCGGCCCCGGTGTCCACGGGCCCGGGCGTCGAGTACTCCACCCCGCCGGCCCCCCGGGCCGCCGCGGCCGCTCCGGCTCCCGCCGCGGCGCCGGCGGCTCCCGCGCCCGCGGCGGAGAAGCCCGGCCACCAGGTCACCAGCCCCTTCGTGGGCACCTTCTACCGGACCCCCGCGCCGGACCAGCCTGCCTTCGTCGACGTGGGCTCGGTGGTGAAGAAGGGCCAGGTGCTCTGCATCATCGAAGCGATGAAGCTGATGAACGAAATCGAGTCCGAGGTGTCCGGCCGCGTGGCGGAGATCCTCGTGGAGAATGGCCGCCCGGTGGAGTTCGGCCAGGCGCTGTTCCGCATCGAGCCGGCCTGA
- a CDS encoding type IV pilus inner membrane component PilO gives MDKYLDQFVKAPPATKFGGLGIVVLLMTVANFFLLIQPTEDSIKVMMAQRRTLDLELAEKSEIAQNLNDRRREMDVLEQKLAEALTELPEKKDIEELLAQINDVGKKSGLEISSVTPDKEFVGGGEFFARIPIKMTVSGNYHEIALFLQEMANMRRIVNVNNIKLDAPALKNEKVVLQSSFLATTFRFVEQAKTDTPK, from the coding sequence ATGGACAAGTACCTGGATCAATTCGTCAAGGCGCCCCCGGCCACGAAGTTCGGCGGGCTGGGCATCGTCGTGCTGCTGATGACCGTCGCCAACTTCTTCCTCCTCATCCAGCCCACCGAGGACTCCATCAAGGTGATGATGGCCCAGCGCCGCACGCTGGACCTGGAGCTGGCGGAGAAGAGCGAGATTGCGCAGAACCTCAACGACCGCCGTCGTGAGATGGACGTGCTGGAGCAGAAGCTCGCAGAGGCGCTGACGGAGCTGCCCGAGAAGAAGGACATCGAGGAGCTGCTCGCGCAGATCAACGACGTCGGCAAGAAGAGCGGGCTGGAGATCTCCAGCGTGACGCCCGACAAGGAGTTCGTCGGCGGCGGCGAGTTCTTCGCGCGCATCCCCATCAAGATGACGGTGAGCGGCAACTACCATGAGATCGCCCTGTTCCTCCAGGAGATGGCGAACATGCGCCGCATCGTCAACGTCAACAACATCAAGCTCGATGCTCCCGCCCTGAAGAACGAGAAGGTCGTCCTGCAGAGCAGCTTCCTGGCGACGACGTTCCGCTTCGTCGAGCAGGCCAAGACCGACACCCCGAAGTAG
- the pilQ gene encoding type IV pilus secretin PilQ gives MLEKSAVTRGKWMFAAAWAVILVGARVQGAELNTLRDLDVSRTGSGAQVVVTGTRPPTFTVFRLSSPERLVVDLSSADATGIKGHHDGSGPVSGVVASQFSDERASVGRVLLALDKASQYDVRADGNRVVISVDGGAQPAAAPAEAKRAEPAAVKPAPAEVAAATPQAPAVAKPVEAAAVAAKPAAPVTVKPAAVVAEAPRAVEKTEAPAAKQALPENVVAAEADEREVAHPAQRITGLSFADDTLRIRADGDIARYEVLELADPPRLAVDLYGVGLTARAPRVSSGALKEVRVGAHADKVRLVLDVRGQMPAYRVDRAARGLEVVLAGAVARKAAPKPEPTEVVASIAEVAPMRPVPEPSASPAPVTASLVEVKDLTFEESGAGGRVVLKLSGTAGWKVERPDPRSAVLTLDNARLPKKLERSLDTSALETPVKMISAFSVPGEGRKVRVVVAADGAIEEKVTQNGGTLSWRLDVQGVKTDQVAVAQRTAGFTAEAPSYAAEGAPQQARYRGKRVSFEFKDIDIQNLLRVIAEISKRNVVLADDVTGRVTIRLRNVPWDQALDLILRTKQLGKEEFGNIIRIAPLKTLEEEARLRQERKKSLQQQEDLLVNLIPVNYAVAADMSARVKDVLSERGTVTVDTRTNVLIVKDVRSNTEKARALVRSLDTQTPQVLIESRIVEANTTFSRSLGVQWGGQARATSATGNPTGLIFPNDVGVTGGVAGVANGMPEIPNFAVNLPASVGEGAGGALGFVFGSAGGALQLNLRLSAAENEGSVKTISAPKVTTLDNNTARISQGVSIPFSQVSAQGVNTTFVEARLSLEVTPHITQDGSILMSINASNNQPDPASTGANGQPSIQRKEAVTQVLVKDGDTTVIGGIYVRRGSTSTARVPFLSSIPVLGLLFKNQTERDDRQELLIFITPRILNRQTIAQSL, from the coding sequence ATGCTCGAGAAGAGCGCTGTGACGAGGGGCAAGTGGATGTTTGCGGCCGCGTGGGCCGTCATTCTTGTGGGCGCCAGGGTGCAGGGCGCCGAACTGAATACGTTGCGGGACCTGGATGTGTCCCGCACGGGCTCGGGTGCGCAGGTGGTGGTGACGGGGACCCGTCCACCCACCTTCACCGTGTTCCGGCTGAGCAGCCCGGAGCGGCTCGTGGTGGACCTCTCGTCGGCGGATGCGACGGGAATCAAGGGCCACCATGACGGCTCCGGCCCTGTGTCGGGCGTGGTGGCCTCGCAGTTCTCGGACGAGCGCGCCAGCGTCGGCCGGGTGCTGCTGGCGCTCGACAAGGCCTCCCAGTACGACGTGCGCGCGGACGGCAACCGCGTGGTCATCTCCGTGGATGGTGGGGCGCAGCCCGCGGCCGCGCCGGCCGAGGCGAAGCGCGCCGAGCCCGCCGCCGTGAAGCCGGCCCCGGCCGAGGTGGCCGCCGCCACGCCGCAGGCGCCCGCCGTGGCGAAGCCGGTCGAGGCAGCTGCCGTGGCTGCGAAGCCCGCCGCGCCTGTGACGGTGAAGCCGGCCGCGGTGGTGGCCGAGGCTCCCCGTGCGGTCGAGAAGACCGAGGCGCCCGCCGCGAAGCAGGCCCTGCCGGAGAACGTGGTCGCCGCCGAGGCCGACGAGCGCGAGGTGGCGCACCCGGCCCAGCGCATCACCGGCCTGAGCTTCGCCGACGACACGCTGCGCATCCGCGCGGACGGCGACATCGCCCGCTACGAGGTGCTGGAGCTGGCGGACCCGCCGCGGCTCGCGGTGGACCTGTATGGCGTGGGCCTGACGGCCCGGGCGCCGCGCGTGAGCTCCGGGGCGCTGAAGGAAGTGCGCGTGGGCGCCCACGCGGACAAGGTGCGCCTGGTGCTGGACGTGCGCGGGCAGATGCCGGCGTACCGCGTGGACCGGGCCGCTCGCGGCCTGGAGGTGGTGCTGGCCGGGGCGGTGGCCCGCAAGGCGGCGCCGAAGCCGGAGCCCACCGAGGTCGTGGCCTCCATCGCCGAGGTCGCGCCCATGCGCCCGGTGCCCGAGCCGTCCGCGTCGCCGGCGCCCGTCACGGCGTCGCTCGTGGAGGTGAAGGACCTGACCTTCGAGGAGAGCGGGGCGGGTGGTCGCGTGGTGCTGAAGCTGTCTGGCACGGCCGGGTGGAAGGTGGAGCGGCCGGACCCGCGCAGCGCGGTGCTGACGCTGGACAATGCGCGCCTGCCGAAGAAGCTCGAGCGCAGCCTGGACACCAGCGCCCTGGAGACGCCGGTGAAGATGATCAGCGCCTTCAGCGTGCCCGGTGAGGGCCGCAAGGTGCGCGTGGTGGTGGCCGCCGACGGCGCCATCGAGGAGAAGGTGACGCAGAACGGGGGCACGCTGTCCTGGCGCCTGGACGTGCAGGGCGTGAAGACGGACCAGGTCGCCGTGGCCCAGCGCACCGCCGGCTTCACCGCCGAGGCGCCCTCCTACGCCGCCGAGGGCGCGCCGCAGCAGGCCCGCTACCGCGGCAAGCGCGTCTCCTTCGAGTTCAAGGACATCGACATCCAGAACCTGCTGCGCGTCATCGCGGAGATCTCCAAGCGCAACGTGGTGCTCGCGGACGACGTGACGGGCCGGGTGACCATCCGCCTGCGCAACGTGCCCTGGGACCAGGCGCTGGACCTCATCCTGCGCACCAAGCAGCTGGGCAAGGAGGAGTTCGGCAACATCATCCGCATCGCCCCGCTGAAGACGCTGGAAGAGGAGGCGCGGCTGCGCCAGGAGCGCAAGAAGTCGCTCCAGCAGCAGGAGGACCTGCTGGTCAACCTCATCCCGGTCAACTACGCGGTGGCCGCGGACATGTCGGCGCGGGTGAAGGACGTGCTGAGCGAGCGTGGCACCGTGACGGTGGATACGCGCACCAACGTCCTCATCGTCAAGGATGTGCGCTCCAACACGGAGAAGGCCCGGGCGCTGGTGCGGAGCCTGGACACCCAGACGCCGCAGGTGCTCATCGAGAGCCGCATCGTGGAGGCCAACACCACCTTCAGCCGTTCCCTCGGCGTGCAGTGGGGCGGCCAGGCTCGGGCGACGTCCGCCACCGGCAATCCCACCGGCCTCATCTTCCCCAACGACGTCGGCGTCACCGGCGGTGTCGCCGGGGTTGCCAATGGCATGCCGGAAATTCCGAACTTCGCGGTGAACCTGCCGGCCTCCGTGGGTGAGGGCGCGGGTGGTGCCCTGGGCTTCGTGTTCGGCTCTGCGGGAGGGGCCCTGCAGCTCAACCTGCGGCTGTCCGCGGCGGAGAACGAGGGCTCGGTGAAGACCATCTCCGCGCCCAAGGTGACCACGCTGGACAACAACACCGCCCGCATCAGCCAGGGCGTGTCCATTCCGTTCAGCCAGGTGTCCGCCCAGGGTGTGAACACCACCTTCGTCGAGGCCCGCCTGTCGCTGGAGGTGACGCCGCACATCACCCAGGACGGCAGCATCCTCATGTCCATCAACGCCTCCAACAACCAGCCGGATCCGGCCAGCACGGGCGCCAACGGGCAGCCCTCCATCCAGCGCAAGGAGGCCGTCACGCAGGTGCTGGTGAAGGACGGAGACACCACCGTCATCGGCGGCATCTACGTGCGCCGCGGCAGCACCTCCACTGCGCGAGTGCCGTTCTTGTCGAGCATTCCGGTGCTGGGCCTGCTCTTCAAGAACCAAACGGAGCGCGATGACCGGCAGGAGCTGCTCATCTTCATCACGCCCCGCATCCTCAACCGGCAGACCATCGCGCAGAGCCTGTAG
- the pilM gene encoding type IV pilus assembly protein PilM — MAKGKLALGLDIGSTSIKMILLKEQRKRGERSFALQSFGMKPLPPEAIVDGALMNSTAIVQAVQELMSELKVKGKDVAIGVSGHSVIIKKIQMPRMSQDELEESIQWEAEQYIPFDVKDVNIDTQILDGGGNDATGQMDVLLVAAKKDMINDYTTVVSEAGLAPVVVDVDAFAVQNMFSVNYDLPEKETVVLINAGASVVNINIIANGVTVFTRDVTIGGNQFTEEIQKQLNVSYEEAEALKIGGNRADADAVVPQEVERVLSSVAEQVAGEIQRSLDFYAGTAADSNFSKVYLSGGTAKIPALFKTIEARTGVPVEILNPFRKIEVDNRKFDPAFIMDVAPMAAVAVGLALRSPGDKLA; from the coding sequence ATGGCGAAGGGCAAACTGGCACTCGGCCTGGATATCGGTTCGACGTCCATCAAGATGATTCTCCTCAAGGAGCAGCGCAAGCGGGGCGAGCGCAGCTTCGCGCTGCAGAGCTTCGGCATGAAGCCGCTGCCTCCGGAGGCCATCGTCGACGGCGCGTTGATGAACTCCACGGCCATCGTCCAGGCCGTGCAGGAGCTGATGTCCGAGCTGAAGGTGAAGGGCAAGGACGTCGCCATCGGCGTGTCCGGTCACTCGGTCATCATCAAGAAGATCCAGATGCCCCGCATGTCCCAGGACGAGCTCGAGGAGAGCATCCAGTGGGAAGCGGAGCAGTACATCCCGTTCGATGTGAAGGACGTGAACATCGACACGCAGATCCTCGACGGCGGCGGCAACGACGCCACCGGGCAGATGGACGTGCTGCTGGTGGCCGCCAAGAAGGACATGATCAACGACTACACCACCGTCGTCTCGGAGGCGGGCCTCGCCCCGGTGGTGGTGGACGTGGACGCCTTCGCCGTCCAGAACATGTTCTCCGTCAACTACGACCTCCCGGAGAAGGAGACCGTGGTGCTCATCAACGCGGGCGCCTCGGTGGTGAACATCAACATCATCGCCAACGGCGTGACGGTGTTCACCCGTGACGTCACCATCGGTGGCAACCAGTTCACCGAAGAAATCCAGAAGCAGCTCAACGTCTCCTACGAGGAGGCGGAGGCGCTGAAGATCGGCGGCAACCGCGCGGACGCGGACGCCGTGGTGCCCCAGGAAGTCGAGCGCGTGCTCTCGAGCGTCGCCGAGCAGGTGGCCGGGGAAATCCAGCGCTCGCTGGACTTCTACGCGGGCACCGCCGCCGACTCCAACTTCAGCAAGGTCTACCTGTCGGGCGGCACGGCGAAGATTCCCGCGCTGTTCAAGACCATCGAGGCCCGCACGGGCGTGCCGGTGGAGATCCTCAATCCGTTCCGGAAGATCGAGGTGGACAACCGCAAGTTCGACCCCGCGTTCATCATGGACGTGGCGCCCATGGCGGCGGTGGCCGTGGGCCTGGCGCTGCGCAGCCCGGGCGACAAGCTGGCCTGA
- a CDS encoding pilus assembly protein PilP — MKTFKATMTTAALALALSACDDPPPPPAPAARPVAAAPAAPAEEAPAAAAEVAQAAPVPYVYSYNPVGKRDPFRSPVDELNPVTPGPVASCSEPLCAFDLDQLKLVAVVTGDANPMAMVEDPVGRGHIVRRNTRMGRQGGKVTQILRDSVTVTEVFSGNGEIIKNPVTLQLKPDAKQDPAYNMMTGRNYGE; from the coding sequence ATGAAGACGTTCAAGGCCACCATGACCACCGCCGCACTGGCGCTCGCGCTGAGCGCCTGCGACGACCCGCCCCCACCGCCGGCTCCGGCGGCGAGGCCCGTGGCGGCGGCCCCGGCGGCTCCGGCGGAGGAAGCACCTGCCGCGGCGGCCGAGGTCGCCCAGGCGGCACCGGTGCCGTATGTGTACTCGTACAACCCGGTGGGCAAGCGGGACCCGTTCCGCAGTCCGGTGGACGAGCTGAACCCCGTGACTCCCGGCCCGGTGGCGTCATGCAGCGAGCCGCTGTGTGCCTTCGACCTCGACCAGCTCAAGCTGGTGGCGGTCGTGACGGGGGATGCCAACCCCATGGCCATGGTCGAGGACCCCGTGGGGCGAGGCCACATCGTGCGCCGCAACACCCGCATGGGACGGCAGGGCGGGAAGGTGACGCAGATCCTGCGTGACTCGGTGACGGTGACCGAGGTGTTCTCGGGCAATGGAGAGATCATCAAGAATCCGGTGACGCTCCAGCTCAAGCCCGATGCAAAGCAGGACCCCGCCTACAACATGATGACGGGCAGGAACTACGGAGAGTAG
- a CDS encoding sensor histidine kinase, with protein MKWRIASVAFLLGSLSTGLTWLSVQPVLIRLLDVVRRLAPPGSAEAEVLARVKGLLPLALGLDLVALTVLAYVVLDLTVGRPLRSTEAVVEQFGRLELDAHLVPAQGGPLLSRMQRALRRMAEALQAEQTLTRSQMESLREANARLARAQTELVSSERLATVGRLAAGVAHEVGNPLSGILGYVALARTKASTPEVKDFLDRIDHEVQRIDHIIRGLLDLGRPGSASLGPVELGAVVETCVRLVRATPELAGVTVELGLEPGLLARADPGPLSQILINLLLNAGQAMGGQGRVHVTSRREGDEAWLVVEDAGPGIPPEVMERLFEPFFTTKGRQGTGLGLAVSLRLAQVMGGRLLAENAPAGGARFTVSLPAP; from the coding sequence ATGAAGTGGCGCATCGCCAGCGTGGCGTTCCTGCTGGGCTCGCTGTCCACGGGGCTCACGTGGCTGTCGGTGCAGCCGGTCCTCATCCGCCTGCTGGACGTGGTGCGCCGGTTGGCGCCCCCGGGCAGCGCGGAGGCGGAGGTGCTGGCGCGGGTGAAGGGCCTGCTGCCGCTGGCGCTCGGACTGGACCTGGTGGCGCTGACGGTGCTGGCGTACGTGGTGCTGGATTTGACGGTGGGCCGCCCGCTGCGCAGCACCGAGGCGGTGGTGGAGCAGTTCGGCAGGCTGGAGCTGGACGCGCACCTGGTGCCCGCGCAGGGTGGGCCCTTGTTGTCGCGCATGCAGCGCGCGCTGCGGCGCATGGCGGAGGCGCTCCAGGCGGAGCAGACCCTCACGCGCTCGCAGATGGAGTCGCTGCGCGAGGCCAACGCCCGGCTGGCGCGCGCGCAGACGGAGCTGGTGTCGTCGGAGCGGCTGGCCACGGTGGGCCGGCTGGCCGCGGGCGTGGCGCACGAGGTGGGAAATCCCCTGTCGGGCATCCTCGGCTACGTGGCGCTGGCGCGCACGAAGGCCTCCACGCCGGAGGTGAAGGACTTCCTGGACCGCATCGACCACGAGGTGCAGCGCATCGACCACATCATCCGCGGGCTGCTGGACTTGGGGCGCCCCGGTTCGGCCTCGCTGGGGCCGGTGGAGCTGGGCGCGGTGGTGGAGACGTGCGTGCGGCTGGTGCGCGCCACGCCGGAACTGGCCGGGGTGACGGTGGAGCTGGGGCTGGAGCCGGGGCTGCTGGCCCGGGCGGACCCGGGGCCCCTGTCGCAGATCCTCATCAACCTGCTGCTCAACGCCGGGCAGGCCATGGGAGGGCAGGGGAGGGTACACGTCACCAGCCGGCGTGAGGGGGACGAGGCGTGGCTGGTGGTGGAGGACGCCGGCCCTGGCATTCCTCCCGAGGTGATGGAGCGCCTGTTCGAGCCCTTCTTCACCACCAAGGGGCGGCAGGGCACCGGCCTGGGGCTGGCGGTGTCGCTGCGCCTGGCGCAGGTGATGGGCGGCCGCCTGCTGGCGGAGAACGCCCCGGCAGGCGGTGCCCGCTTCACCGTGTCCCTACCCGCACCCTGA
- a CDS encoding PilN domain-containing protein — translation MMIRINLLPVRAVKKRELGRQVLVLFALVLLGAGVGNYLWYADRDGEATRNRMAIAQTRTKIAELEKVIGEVKNINARKAEVEKKLAVLDSLRKGRNGPVRMLDALASATPKKVWVKSFSEANNQVSIDAAAVSHDEVAEFMRGLNGVVWTPKGMGRLVDQRREAKTTRVELLTAEATVEEFPAAEVTPFFTNIDLTNASQTKQGQAGGVPLVDFKITLTSNYAI, via the coding sequence ATGATGATTCGCATCAACCTGCTGCCCGTCCGGGCGGTGAAGAAGCGCGAGTTGGGCCGGCAGGTGCTGGTCCTGTTCGCCCTGGTCCTGCTCGGCGCGGGCGTGGGCAACTACCTCTGGTACGCGGACCGCGACGGCGAGGCCACGCGCAACCGCATGGCCATCGCGCAGACGCGCACGAAGATCGCCGAGCTGGAGAAGGTCATCGGCGAGGTGAAGAACATCAACGCCCGCAAGGCCGAGGTGGAGAAGAAGTTGGCCGTGCTGGACTCCCTTCGCAAGGGCCGCAACGGGCCGGTGCGCATGCTGGACGCGCTCGCCTCCGCCACGCCGAAGAAGGTCTGGGTGAAGAGCTTCTCCGAGGCCAACAACCAGGTCTCCATCGACGCGGCCGCCGTGAGCCACGACGAGGTCGCCGAGTTCATGCGCGGCCTCAACGGCGTGGTGTGGACGCCCAAGGGCATGGGCCGCCTCGTGGACCAGCGCCGTGAGGCCAAGACGACGCGCGTGGAGCTGCTCACCGCCGAGGCCACCGTCGAGGAGTTCCCGGCGGCCGAGGTCACCCCCTTCTTCACCAACATCGACCTGACCAACGCCTCCCAGACCAAGCAGGGTCAGGCCGGCGGCGTGCCCCTGGTCGACTTCAAGATCACCCTCACGTCCAACTACGCCATCTGA
- a CDS encoding roadblock/LC7 domain-containing protein codes for MSFRTHLESVVNQVDGALACSVMGFDGISVDTFQRDEAAELDLGGAWVEYANLLTQLRHAAEVLKTGSVSEVSVNSEKVLTLMRLVSPEYFLVLALRADGNFGKGRYVLRVTAPKVRAEL; via the coding sequence ATGTCCTTCCGCACGCACCTCGAGTCGGTGGTCAACCAGGTGGACGGAGCCCTCGCCTGCAGCGTGATGGGCTTCGACGGCATCTCGGTGGACACCTTCCAGCGCGACGAGGCCGCCGAGCTGGACCTGGGTGGCGCCTGGGTGGAATACGCCAACCTCCTCACCCAGCTCCGTCACGCCGCGGAGGTCCTCAAGACGGGCTCGGTGAGCGAGGTCAGCGTCAACAGCGAGAAGGTGCTGACCCTGATGCGGCTGGTGTCGCCGGAGTACTTCCTGGTGCTCGCCCTGCGCGCGGACGGCAACTTCGGCAAGGGCCGCTATGTGCTGCGCGTGACGGCCCCCAAGGTGCGCGCCGAGCTGTAG